One Fontisphaera persica DNA window includes the following coding sequences:
- a CDS encoding HAD family hydrolase: protein MSRITGLLFDFDGVILETEQPGYWSWQKIYAEFGEELGMEQFALVIGTHFIDFNPRAELERRLGRALDWEELERRREQYQREIVARQPVQPGVRELIQEAHAAGVKVAIVSSSPRYWIEHWLNHHQMQGEFDLIMNVDEVPVPKPAPDLYLAALKRLGLKAEDVVAVEDSPNGSKAAHRAGIFCVIVPSEITALLKFEVDFPRLPSLRGVTLAQLEGMKRAYWRGGVCAVSTAAAAKS, encoded by the coding sequence ATGAGCAGGATTACAGGTTTATTGTTTGATTTTGACGGTGTGATTTTGGAAACCGAACAGCCCGGCTATTGGAGCTGGCAGAAAATCTATGCCGAGTTTGGCGAGGAGCTGGGCATGGAGCAATTTGCGCTGGTGATTGGCACGCATTTCATTGATTTCAATCCCCGCGCCGAGCTGGAGCGGCGGCTGGGGCGTGCCCTTGATTGGGAGGAGTTGGAGCGGCGGCGCGAGCAATATCAGCGGGAAATTGTGGCGCGGCAGCCGGTACAACCGGGCGTGCGTGAACTTATCCAGGAAGCTCATGCGGCCGGTGTAAAAGTGGCCATCGTTTCCAGTTCGCCGCGGTATTGGATTGAGCACTGGCTGAATCACCACCAGATGCAGGGGGAGTTTGATTTGATCATGAATGTGGACGAAGTGCCCGTTCCCAAGCCGGCTCCGGATCTCTATCTCGCCGCGTTGAAACGACTGGGACTGAAAGCCGAGGATGTGGTGGCGGTGGAAGATTCACCGAATGGGAGCAAGGCCGCGCATCGGGCGGGAATATTTTGTGTTATTGTACCCAGCGAAATTACCGCCCTGCTGAAGTTCGAGGTGGATTTTCCCAGACTGCCATCCCTGCGGGGAGTAACGCTTGCTCAACTGGAAGGCATGAAGCGGGCCTATTGGCGGGGTGGGGTGTGCGCAGTCTCGACGGCAGCAGCCGCGAAGTCTTAA
- a CDS encoding AEC family transporter translates to MPTASMAGIWTAVLPVIGTILMGALMRRLNWLTTEADTSMMRVTINVFTPCLIFDSVLGNTALERLPTLLLAPATGFVTVSVGILVALALARFTGLPAGTARRTFALCTGIYNYGYIPLPLALMMFDRETVGVLFVHNIGVEAAMWSVGLLVISGQGLKAGWRQIINVPLAAILVGLALNASGIGPHLPAFVRQTAHLLGQCAIPLGLVLVGATMADYAHEFRFGRLQPPILWACLIRLGILPVGFLLLGYMLPAPPELKQIILLQAAMPAAVFPIIMSRHYGGDPGLALRIVLGTSLAALLTMPWWLRWGAHFLGIQTQTG, encoded by the coding sequence ATGCCCACCGCTTCAATGGCCGGAATCTGGACCGCCGTTTTGCCGGTCATTGGCACAATTCTCATGGGCGCTCTCATGCGCCGCCTCAACTGGCTGACCACTGAGGCCGACACCAGCATGATGCGGGTGACCATCAACGTCTTCACCCCCTGCCTCATCTTTGACTCCGTCTTGGGCAACACCGCGCTGGAAAGGCTTCCCACCTTGCTGCTGGCGCCAGCCACGGGTTTTGTCACGGTCTCAGTGGGCATCCTGGTGGCCCTTGCTTTGGCCCGTTTCACCGGCCTGCCCGCCGGTACGGCCCGCCGTACCTTTGCTCTTTGTACCGGTATCTACAATTACGGCTACATTCCCCTGCCCCTCGCCCTGATGATGTTTGACCGCGAAACCGTCGGTGTCCTCTTTGTCCACAATATCGGCGTGGAAGCCGCGATGTGGAGCGTGGGCTTGCTGGTCATTTCCGGCCAGGGGCTTAAAGCGGGCTGGCGGCAGATTATTAACGTGCCCCTGGCGGCAATTCTCGTGGGGTTGGCCCTCAACGCCAGCGGAATCGGCCCTCACCTGCCGGCATTCGTTCGCCAAACCGCGCATCTGCTAGGGCAATGTGCCATCCCCCTCGGTTTGGTGCTGGTGGGCGCCACCATGGCAGATTATGCCCATGAATTCCGTTTCGGTCGCCTCCAACCGCCCATCCTCTGGGCATGCCTGATTCGGCTGGGCATCCTGCCCGTGGGTTTCCTGCTCTTGGGCTATATGCTACCAGCACCCCCCGAGTTGAAACAAATCATCTTGCTGCAAGCAGCCATGCCGGCCGCCGTTTTTCCCATCATCATGTCCCGCCACTACGGCGGCGACCCCGGCCTGGCCCTGCGCATAGTCCTCGGCACCTCACTGGCCGCCCTGCTCACCATGCCTTGGTGGCTCCGCTGGGGCGCTCACTTCTTGGGCATCCAAACTCAGACCGGTTGA
- a CDS encoding DUF4091 domain-containing protein has product MRRHNFLLLWISGFAATWLVGGIAGQAQNLAPNGGFEQGDAAPSGWTLSQGAKGQWSAAAAHAGQRGISISGDGQGSGYWRSSRLQLAAGGIYRMSFWARRETNATGGCVISGPSLVNRDIIPDATWQQYQSLVAIPKHGTNDYLRLGHWEGRGTAYFDDVRLTPVWPVHAAFASGLVLGKGESVEEGVYHCRLHFGGEEANYSRVLHEHQCGFNTTRWNFGPGAYVIYRHHVPGGFRAAKLNVNVNYHTGGRLQVEASPNRQQWLPVGTLDAERRSGELEIPAAALSGDTLFIRLQGEGANCNLQVNQYELAAPLRQPLPDARGTSVFVEPSEPAPAELKVEFPSLDTTAMPPALVMRIHYQGTQRLNLRAVLSVAGGREESLAMPVLVPGGSQVVRLPLGAPQPGNHVATLGLVDARQRRWFSASAEFKTGLLADSRPGYWLAENNSMGLWWCESGWKISRERALPVRPAGGKANPVSLAAARGEYEAAQLVLRPNVAGEVRSLRTSPLLNSRGQPLKARLEWMEVAYVRVTRPTDSTCEPGWYPDPLPPLSLPLRLQAQGNQPLWLNCYIEPEAQSGEYRGEITLETSLGTWKVPLRITVYGFTLPPESHLRSAFGLGTGTINRYHHLTNAEQRMLVYQMYLTNFAQHRIAPYSFFAYSPIQMRFTGAGAEKRAEIDFSAFEKAARQWLDGQHFNSFLLPLRGMGGGTFHSRYLGDLEGFKEGTPEHARLFKDYLGQVERYLKEKGWLAKAYTYWFDEPEPKDYEFVIEGMKRIKAAAPGLKRMLTEQPEPELLGHVDIWCGLTPEWTPEKVAARRAAGEEVWWYICCAPHAPYITEFIDHPGLELRLWPWQSWQYGVQGILVWETVYWTSSAAFPSPRQQNPWEDPMSYVSGYDFKPGQIGYWGNGDGRFLYPPRAAMATPQACLEPPVTSLRWENLRDGMEDYEYFWLLQQRVEREKQRGSSPARWREAEALLRVPEAISRDTRSFTTDPRLVLAHREKLARMIEKLGD; this is encoded by the coding sequence ATGCGCAGACATAATTTCCTTCTTTTGTGGATTTCAGGCTTTGCCGCCACGTGGCTGGTGGGGGGTATTGCTGGCCAGGCCCAAAATCTGGCGCCCAACGGGGGTTTTGAACAGGGCGATGCGGCTCCGTCTGGGTGGACATTGAGCCAGGGGGCGAAGGGCCAATGGTCTGCGGCTGCTGCCCATGCAGGCCAGCGAGGTATCAGCATCTCAGGGGATGGCCAGGGTTCCGGTTATTGGCGCAGTTCACGTCTCCAACTCGCGGCGGGTGGCATTTATCGTATGAGTTTCTGGGCGAGGCGCGAGACCAATGCCACGGGCGGTTGCGTCATCAGCGGGCCTTCACTGGTGAATCGCGACATCATCCCTGACGCCACCTGGCAGCAGTATCAAAGCCTGGTCGCCATTCCCAAGCATGGCACCAATGACTATCTGCGTTTGGGGCACTGGGAGGGCAGGGGGACTGCTTATTTTGACGATGTCCGCCTGACGCCCGTTTGGCCGGTTCATGCCGCTTTTGCCAGTGGCTTGGTATTGGGCAAGGGAGAAAGCGTGGAGGAGGGCGTGTACCATTGCCGCCTGCATTTCGGAGGGGAGGAGGCCAACTACAGCCGTGTCTTGCACGAGCATCAGTGTGGTTTCAACACCACACGCTGGAACTTCGGCCCAGGGGCGTATGTCATTTATCGGCACCATGTGCCTGGCGGCTTTCGCGCTGCCAAACTCAACGTGAACGTGAATTACCACACCGGGGGACGTTTGCAGGTCGAAGCCAGCCCCAATCGCCAACAATGGCTGCCCGTGGGGACGCTGGACGCCGAGCGGCGCAGCGGGGAATTGGAAATTCCAGCGGCAGCATTATCGGGCGATACTTTATTCATTCGGCTGCAAGGCGAGGGGGCCAATTGTAATTTGCAAGTTAACCAGTACGAATTGGCCGCGCCCTTGCGCCAGCCTCTGCCGGATGCGCGGGGCACTTCTGTTTTTGTCGAGCCATCCGAGCCGGCCCCGGCAGAATTGAAAGTCGAATTTCCATCCCTGGACACTACCGCCATGCCACCAGCTCTGGTGATGCGCATTCATTATCAAGGAACCCAACGCCTGAATCTGCGCGCCGTCCTTTCCGTGGCTGGTGGCAGGGAGGAATCATTGGCCATGCCGGTACTTGTCCCTGGTGGCTCACAAGTCGTGCGATTGCCTTTAGGCGCTCCTCAGCCGGGAAACCATGTTGCCACGCTGGGTTTAGTGGACGCCCGGCAACGCCGCTGGTTTTCGGCTTCGGCTGAGTTCAAAACCGGCCTGCTGGCGGATTCACGTCCCGGTTATTGGTTGGCGGAAAACAACAGCATGGGGCTGTGGTGGTGCGAAAGTGGATGGAAAATCAGCCGGGAGCGTGCGCTGCCTGTGCGTCCGGCCGGCGGGAAAGCCAACCCGGTTAGCCTTGCTGCCGCGCGGGGGGAATATGAGGCGGCACAATTGGTGCTGCGCCCCAACGTGGCGGGCGAAGTGCGCTCCCTTCGCACCAGCCCTTTGCTTAACAGCCGTGGACAACCTTTGAAAGCCCGGCTGGAATGGATGGAGGTGGCTTACGTGCGGGTGACGCGCCCCACGGACAGCACGTGTGAGCCGGGATGGTATCCGGACCCCTTGCCGCCGTTGTCCCTGCCCCTGCGGTTGCAAGCGCAGGGCAACCAGCCTTTGTGGCTGAACTGTTACATTGAGCCTGAGGCCCAGAGCGGGGAATACCGGGGGGAAATCACCCTGGAAACGAGTTTGGGGACGTGGAAAGTACCCCTGCGGATAACCGTGTATGGTTTCACCCTGCCACCCGAATCGCATTTGCGGAGCGCTTTTGGCCTGGGTACAGGCACCATCAACCGCTACCACCATCTCACCAATGCCGAGCAGCGCATGTTGGTGTATCAAATGTATCTGACCAATTTTGCACAGCATCGCATTGCTCCTTATTCTTTCTTTGCATATTCGCCCATCCAGATGCGATTTACGGGCGCGGGTGCAGAAAAACGGGCTGAAATTGATTTTTCCGCTTTTGAAAAAGCTGCCCGTCAATGGCTGGATGGCCAACATTTTAACAGTTTTCTGCTTCCATTGCGCGGCATGGGGGGGGGCACCTTTCACAGCCGTTATCTCGGCGATTTAGAGGGATTCAAGGAAGGCACTCCGGAACATGCGCGTCTGTTCAAGGATTATTTAGGACAGGTGGAACGCTATTTGAAGGAAAAGGGCTGGTTGGCCAAAGCCTACACCTACTGGTTTGATGAACCTGAACCCAAGGATTACGAGTTTGTCATCGAGGGCATGAAACGCATCAAGGCCGCAGCGCCCGGCCTCAAGCGCATGCTCACAGAACAACCGGAGCCAGAGTTACTGGGGCACGTGGACATTTGGTGCGGGTTGACTCCCGAGTGGACACCGGAAAAAGTGGCTGCGCGGCGGGCTGCTGGAGAAGAGGTATGGTGGTACATTTGTTGCGCGCCGCATGCGCCGTACATTACCGAGTTCATTGACCATCCCGGCCTGGAATTGAGGCTGTGGCCTTGGCAAAGCTGGCAATACGGTGTACAGGGCATCCTGGTGTGGGAAACGGTGTATTGGACCAGCTCGGCCGCTTTCCCGTCGCCGCGCCAACAGAATCCGTGGGAGGATCCGATGAGCTATGTTTCGGGGTACGACTTCAAACCCGGGCAAATTGGTTATTGGGGCAACGGCGATGGACGTTTTTTATACCCGCCGCGTGCCGCGATGGCCACCCCCCAAGCCTGTCTGGAGCCGCCGGTGACTTCGTTGCGTTGGGAAAACTTGCGGGACGGCATGGAGGATTACGAATACTTCTGGCTGTTGCAGCAGCGCGTGGAGCGCGAGAAACAGCGGGGTAGTTCACCGGCGCGCTGGCGGGAGGCGGAGGCCCTGTTGCGCGTGCCAGAGGCCATTTCGCGCGATACCCGAAGTTTCACCACGGATCCGCGCCTGGTGCTGGCTCACCGGGAAAAATTGGCACGCATGATTGAAAAGTTGGGAGATTAA
- a CDS encoding PDZ domain-containing protein: MRHLWQFNGLALILALSLGAGVHARAASGTPDHARWEQAIINIESTRVVYDSMQPWVKRPRTFLKTGVVIAPREILTAAEDLQDRTLVRVQKGGRGQFYEADVAWVDYHANLAILTVKDEAFWKGLKPVPLLHGAPARDDLRVARWLNANLEIRRVEFSQFTVDDARLSPIPALYLEFDSEMTSIGGSAPVISGGKLAGITCQQVDNHVRALTATFIRDVLEARKKGHYRGLGFFPFYWQPTPNTASHRYLKLPGEPRGVAVIYVPELPAVEENLKPFDIILQVDGFDIDPQGRYQDPLYGQQILENLSLRGKFAGDVVRFTVWREGAIRVVNYRMPKFDYHLRMLPDHVFDQEPEYLIAGGLVMVPLNKPFLRSWGDDWKRRAPFRLVYYDNEFPTPDRPSLVVMSFVLPDAFNLGYHELRALAVEKINGQVVRNLREVKSALRSPQQGYHVIEFVRSDTVRRLVLDASQMDAANARILQRYGIPKAESLSAQ, translated from the coding sequence ATGAGGCACTTGTGGCAATTTAATGGTCTGGCTTTAATCCTGGCCCTGAGTTTGGGCGCTGGTGTGCATGCTCGTGCCGCCTCCGGAACGCCTGACCATGCCCGCTGGGAACAGGCCATCATCAACATCGAATCCACCCGCGTGGTCTATGATTCCATGCAGCCGTGGGTCAAGCGGCCCCGCACTTTTCTGAAAACCGGCGTGGTCATTGCCCCGCGGGAAATCCTCACGGCGGCAGAAGACCTGCAGGACCGCACGCTGGTGCGCGTCCAAAAAGGCGGGCGGGGACAGTTCTATGAAGCCGACGTCGCCTGGGTGGATTACCATGCCAATCTGGCCATTCTCACCGTGAAAGACGAGGCTTTCTGGAAAGGACTGAAACCCGTGCCATTGCTGCATGGCGCGCCTGCGCGGGACGATTTGCGGGTGGCCCGCTGGCTCAATGCCAATCTGGAAATTCGCCGGGTGGAGTTCAGCCAATTCACCGTGGATGATGCCCGGCTCAGCCCCATCCCGGCGCTTTATCTGGAATTTGACTCCGAAATGACAAGCATTGGCGGGTCAGCCCCCGTAATTTCTGGAGGCAAGCTGGCGGGTATCACCTGCCAGCAGGTGGACAATCATGTGCGCGCACTCACGGCCACCTTCATCCGCGACGTGCTTGAAGCGCGAAAAAAAGGCCATTATCGCGGCCTGGGTTTCTTCCCTTTCTACTGGCAGCCAACCCCCAACACGGCTTCGCACCGTTACCTCAAGCTGCCCGGCGAACCGCGTGGAGTCGCAGTCATTTACGTCCCTGAACTACCCGCGGTGGAAGAAAACCTCAAACCCTTTGACATCATTTTGCAGGTGGACGGGTTTGATATTGACCCCCAGGGCCGGTACCAGGACCCCCTCTATGGGCAACAGATTCTGGAAAATTTGTCCCTTCGCGGCAAATTTGCCGGAGACGTTGTCCGCTTTACCGTCTGGCGCGAGGGCGCCATTCGCGTCGTCAATTACCGGATGCCCAAGTTTGACTACCACCTGCGCATGCTGCCGGACCATGTCTTCGACCAGGAGCCGGAATATCTCATCGCCGGCGGATTGGTCATGGTGCCCCTCAATAAACCCTTCCTGCGCTCCTGGGGCGACGATTGGAAGCGCCGCGCCCCTTTCCGCCTGGTGTACTACGACAACGAATTTCCCACCCCTGACCGTCCTTCCCTGGTGGTGATGTCGTTTGTGCTGCCCGACGCTTTTAATCTCGGTTACCATGAGCTGCGCGCACTGGCCGTGGAAAAAATCAATGGCCAGGTGGTTCGCAATCTGCGGGAAGTCAAATCCGCCCTCCGCTCCCCGCAGCAAGGCTATCATGTCATTGAATTCGTGCGCAGCGACACCGTGCGCCGCCTGGTGCTGGACGCCAGCCAGATGGATGCCGCCAATGCGCGCATCCTGCAACGTTACGGCATCCCCAAGGCGGAGAGTCTCTCTGCCCAGTAA
- a CDS encoding FG-GAP-like repeat-containing protein produces the protein MQQPANAHPLAPANLLRNFRRISGVLAACLMLAMLAAFQPALGQMAFAPPVSYPALDGPPINVGLPSSVKLADLDGDKNLDLIVGFALPGATNIQVRYGLGDGTFGPPTYLRTLDDPRAVFAGDGNNDQRIDLLVANPASDGFSYLINSGIGFAPFQAYLTPAGYNPLAIEVADFNSDGTNDLVVVNAAHNSISIYLGRADEIFVLNGNLATGPTPVSVVVDDFNKDGRLDIVVGNSGNNTLSVFFGYQDGTFATPMTVTAGGGTGLLELGVADFNADGYPDLLAVKYVSDMIVGLRNNQFGNFIPALTNTVTTPRGLVVADLNQDKIPDLAVGISGGSDLRIFRGLTNGYTLVGDFPCNTEPVALAAGNLNGDEAPDLVAANYTPGTVSVLINETPVARSFGVTVNEDETISFQLLGTAGVPLTYTIITPPANGWLIQPTFGGPDVDFQGFPDFFGQTYFEYVVDDGSITSAPARVNITVLPVNDAPTFSLSSWVSAPEDWLGSGINYFAYDISVGPSNERGQAYRFIVNNDNPALFVAQPYILVGGKLTFRPAKNAVGLANVEVIMEDTGGVARGGVNRSTNYFTIELYPVNDPPSFNLSTNQVVVLENAGDVVIPNFATDLLVGPPDEVLAGQILSDFEVTRNTNPSLFATQPQIDSTGTLAFTPEPFVNGFAYISVRVSDDGGTANGGKDTSVIKTFMIRVLPVNQPPVFYLDWTEASLQTVYEDAPMQVVSNFIVASSIFLGTNETTQGYSIIVQNDNPGLFYTQPYIRKADNTLLYRPRPNSNGVANVNVILRDTGGRANGGEDSATNSFVITVLPVNDPPSAQLVNRVVTVLEDSGATISNLWRNIKTGPFEYHENTQTVSFVTTAITPDLFSVQPTNSPAGVLTFATAPDANGITRVLVDLYDSGPVSNPYDNGVASYNFDIRILPVNDAPTLTITQSVVQVPVAAGMVRTNVLYGHPGAFNETNQALTFQIVNNTNRAIFLRQPIIYPNGMLEFAPTNSASAIGKEVTLGVRVVDNGGTSYGGINASPYVTNLTIRLTAP, from the coding sequence ATGCAACAACCAGCGAATGCTCATCCTCTCGCACCAGCAAACTTGCTGCGCAACTTCCGCCGAATTTCCGGAGTGCTCGCAGCGTGTCTGATGCTGGCCATGCTGGCCGCGTTTCAACCCGCTCTGGGCCAAATGGCCTTTGCTCCACCGGTCAGTTATCCGGCATTGGATGGGCCCCCCATCAACGTGGGGCTTCCCAGCTCGGTCAAGCTGGCCGACCTGGACGGGGACAAGAATCTGGACTTGATTGTGGGTTTTGCCCTCCCCGGGGCCACCAACATTCAGGTGCGTTATGGACTGGGAGATGGCACTTTTGGCCCTCCAACCTACCTGCGCACGCTTGACGACCCACGGGCAGTGTTCGCCGGTGACGGCAATAATGACCAGCGCATAGACCTACTCGTAGCCAATCCAGCCTCGGATGGTTTCTCCTACCTCATTAACAGCGGCATTGGATTTGCGCCTTTTCAGGCTTATTTAACGCCAGCGGGGTATAACCCCCTGGCCATTGAAGTGGCTGATTTTAATTCGGATGGAACGAATGATTTGGTGGTAGTCAACGCGGCCCATAACAGCATTTCCATTTATCTGGGCCGCGCAGATGAAATCTTTGTGCTCAACGGCAACCTGGCCACGGGGCCAACCCCTGTTTCCGTCGTGGTGGATGACTTCAATAAAGACGGGCGGCTGGACATTGTCGTGGGCAACTCGGGCAACAATACCTTGAGCGTGTTTTTTGGCTACCAGGACGGCACATTTGCCACGCCGATGACCGTGACTGCCGGCGGAGGCACGGGTCTCTTGGAGCTTGGCGTGGCCGACTTTAATGCGGATGGTTACCCAGACCTGCTGGCAGTCAAGTATGTCTCGGACATGATTGTAGGGCTGCGCAATAATCAATTTGGCAATTTTATCCCCGCCTTGACCAATACGGTAACCACACCTCGCGGCTTGGTGGTGGCAGATTTGAACCAAGATAAAATCCCGGATTTGGCCGTTGGCATTAGCGGGGGGTCTGACCTCCGAATTTTCCGGGGTTTGACTAATGGCTATACCTTGGTGGGGGATTTCCCCTGCAACACCGAGCCTGTAGCCCTGGCGGCTGGCAATCTGAATGGTGACGAGGCGCCGGACTTGGTGGCGGCCAATTATACGCCGGGCACCGTTTCCGTGCTCATCAACGAAACACCGGTGGCGCGATCTTTTGGTGTGACCGTCAACGAAGATGAAACCATCAGTTTCCAGTTGCTCGGGACCGCAGGCGTGCCTCTGACTTACACCATCATCACTCCCCCCGCCAATGGCTGGTTGATTCAACCCACCTTTGGCGGGCCGGACGTGGACTTCCAAGGCTTTCCGGATTTCTTCGGCCAGACCTATTTCGAGTATGTGGTGGACGATGGCAGCATCACCTCCGCTCCGGCGCGTGTGAACATCACCGTTTTACCGGTTAATGACGCCCCCACCTTCAGCCTTAGCTCCTGGGTGAGCGCTCCGGAGGACTGGCTGGGCAGCGGCATCAATTATTTTGCTTATGATATCAGCGTAGGCCCCTCCAATGAACGCGGCCAGGCCTATCGCTTCATCGTCAACAATGACAACCCCGCCTTGTTTGTGGCCCAGCCTTATATTCTGGTGGGCGGCAAACTCACCTTCCGCCCGGCCAAAAATGCAGTAGGCCTGGCCAATGTGGAAGTGATTATGGAAGACACTGGCGGAGTGGCCCGCGGCGGCGTCAACCGCAGCACCAATTATTTCACCATCGAATTGTACCCGGTCAACGATCCCCCCTCTTTCAACTTGAGCACCAACCAGGTGGTGGTGTTGGAAAACGCGGGAGATGTGGTAATTCCTAATTTTGCCACCGACTTGCTGGTTGGCCCGCCGGACGAAGTGTTGGCCGGCCAGATTTTGAGTGATTTCGAGGTCACGCGTAACACCAACCCCAGCCTGTTTGCCACCCAACCCCAAATAGACTCCACCGGCACGCTCGCCTTCACCCCGGAACCGTTCGTCAATGGCTTTGCTTACATCTCCGTCCGAGTCAGTGACGACGGCGGCACGGCCAATGGAGGCAAGGACACCAGTGTCATCAAAACTTTCATGATTCGTGTGCTCCCGGTAAATCAGCCGCCGGTATTCTATTTGGATTGGACGGAAGCGTCCCTGCAAACCGTCTATGAAGATGCCCCCATGCAGGTGGTCAGCAATTTCATCGTCGCCTCGTCCATCTTCTTGGGCACCAACGAAACCACCCAGGGTTATAGCATCATCGTGCAGAATGATAATCCCGGCCTCTTTTACACTCAACCCTACATTCGCAAGGCCGACAACACCCTGCTATACCGGCCGCGTCCCAATAGCAATGGCGTAGCCAACGTGAACGTCATCCTGCGCGACACCGGCGGGCGCGCCAACGGCGGGGAGGACAGCGCCACCAATTCCTTCGTCATCACCGTTCTGCCGGTCAATGACCCGCCTTCCGCGCAATTGGTGAACCGCGTCGTAACCGTGCTGGAAGACAGCGGTGCCACCATCAGCAATTTGTGGCGCAACATCAAGACAGGACCCTTCGAGTATCATGAAAACACGCAAACCGTGAGTTTCGTCACCACCGCCATCACGCCAGACTTGTTCAGCGTTCAACCCACGAATAGTCCCGCGGGCGTGCTGACCTTTGCCACCGCCCCGGATGCCAATGGCATCACGCGGGTGCTGGTGGATTTGTACGATTCAGGCCCGGTCAGCAATCCTTACGACAACGGCGTGGCCTCTTATAACTTCGACATCCGCATCCTGCCGGTCAACGACGCGCCCACACTCACCATCACCCAAAGCGTGGTGCAGGTGCCGGTGGCCGCAGGAATGGTGCGCACCAATGTGCTATACGGGCATCCGGGCGCCTTCAACGAAACCAATCAGGCGCTAACCTTCCAAATCGTGAACAACACCAATCGCGCCATTTTCCTGCGCCAGCCCATCATTTATCCCAATGGCATGTTGGAATTCGCCCCCACCAACAGCGCTTCGGCCATTGGCAAGGAAGTGACCCTCGGCGTGCGCGTCGTGGATAACGGCGGCACGTCCTACGGCGGCATCAACGCCTCGCCCTACGTCACCAACTTGACGATTCGCCTGACCGCGCCGTAA
- a CDS encoding S1C family serine protease: protein MRCNNWISLGLAVWLLGAGGLFAADPEKSVVQIFNFSQQPDWGAPWRMEGLRRGSGTGFVVKGKRIMTNAHVVSWARQILVRRYQDPRPFLARVAFIGHDCDLALLEVEDERFFDGLEPLELGDLPKVRSTVVTYGYPAGGEQISYTRGVVSRIEIQTYVHIANRSLLAVQTDAAINPGNSGGPVIQDDKVVGVAFMGAPGLENTGFFIPPNIIRHFLKDIEDGRYDGFPSPGVRITPLHNPAYRRFLQLPLNEFGARIDGIQAQDETERVLLEDDVLLQAGPYPVGSDGTILYEGNRVHVVAAFHEIQNGESIRLKIWRKGKEVEVNLTLRVQKRDIAAGNQYDVLPRYYIHGGLVFTPLSLDYLKTFGRNWSDEVGAEMAYELFYRRHELPGTVRQEPVVLAVVLADPANASFNVKGRVLVDRINGQRIDRLEDVIAAFAKVKTGQHLIEFVPKGTFECLDAEAAAEAGPRVMKNYGIPEDRRL from the coding sequence GTGCGCTGTAACAATTGGATTTCCTTGGGACTGGCCGTGTGGTTGTTGGGGGCCGGCGGTCTGTTTGCGGCGGATCCGGAAAAGTCTGTCGTCCAGATTTTCAACTTCAGCCAACAGCCAGATTGGGGCGCCCCATGGCGCATGGAAGGATTGCGTCGCGGCAGCGGCACCGGCTTTGTGGTCAAGGGAAAGCGCATCATGACCAACGCCCATGTGGTGAGCTGGGCGCGGCAAATCCTGGTGCGTCGTTATCAGGACCCTCGTCCCTTCCTGGCGCGCGTCGCGTTCATCGGCCACGATTGCGATCTGGCCTTGCTGGAAGTGGAGGACGAGCGTTTCTTTGACGGCTTGGAACCTCTGGAGTTGGGGGACTTGCCGAAGGTCCGCTCCACGGTGGTTACGTACGGTTATCCGGCCGGCGGTGAACAGATTTCCTATACACGCGGCGTGGTTTCACGCATTGAAATCCAGACCTACGTCCACATTGCCAATCGCTCGCTGCTGGCCGTGCAGACCGACGCCGCCATTAACCCGGGCAATAGTGGCGGGCCGGTGATTCAGGATGACAAGGTGGTGGGCGTGGCCTTCATGGGCGCGCCCGGACTGGAAAACACCGGCTTTTTCATTCCACCAAACATCATCCGGCATTTCCTGAAGGACATCGAAGACGGCCGATATGATGGTTTCCCCTCCCCCGGCGTGCGCATCACGCCCCTGCACAATCCAGCGTACCGGCGTTTCCTGCAACTGCCGCTCAACGAGTTCGGGGCGCGCATTGACGGAATACAGGCGCAGGACGAAACCGAGCGGGTTTTGCTCGAGGACGATGTGCTGTTGCAGGCGGGTCCCTACCCCGTAGGAAGTGATGGAACAATTCTGTACGAGGGCAACCGTGTGCATGTGGTGGCCGCGTTTCATGAGATTCAAAACGGCGAAAGCATCCGTCTGAAAATCTGGCGCAAAGGCAAGGAAGTGGAGGTGAATTTGACCTTGCGGGTGCAAAAACGCGACATCGCCGCGGGCAATCAATACGATGTGCTGCCCCGCTATTACATTCATGGAGGGCTCGTTTTCACGCCGTTGAGCCTGGATTACCTCAAGACCTTTGGCCGTAACTGGTCGGATGAAGTGGGGGCAGAAATGGCCTACGAGTTGTTTTACCGCCGCCATGAGCTGCCCGGCACCGTCCGCCAGGAGCCGGTGGTGCTGGCTGTCGTCCTGGCAGACCCGGCCAACGCCAGTTTCAACGTCAAGGGACGGGTGCTCGTGGACCGCATCAATGGCCAGCGGATTGACAGGTTGGAAGATGTGATTGCGGCCTTTGCGAAAGTAAAAACCGGCCAGCATCTCATTGAGTTTGTACCCAAGGGCACATTCGAGTGTCTGGACGCGGAAGCGGCAGCCGAAGCCGGACCGCGGGTGATGAAGAATTATGGCATTCCGGAGGACCGTCGTTTATGA